A single Deinococcus sedimenti DNA region contains:
- a CDS encoding glutamate synthase-related protein, with translation MNRTDNRVTPAEAPHTPGTPASGAELNLARERGLYSGAEHDACGVGFVAHIKGRKNHAIVQQGLKILENLDHRGAVGADPLMGDGAGILIQIPDEFYRAEFAAQGVTLPPLGDYGVGMIFLPKEIASRRACEQELERAIVAEGQVVIGWRDVPVNREMPMSPAVREKEPVIRQVFIGAGPDTLVPDALERKLYVIRRRASNAIRALNFTHGAEYYVPSMSCRTVIYKGLLLATQVGEYYLDLQDERVVSALALVHQRFSTNTFPEWPLAHPYRMVAHNGEINTVKGNFNWMRAREGIMQSPVLGDDLKKLYPISFEGESDTATFDNALELLTLAGYPMAHAAMMMIPEAWEQNEHLDPRRRAFYEYHASMMEPWDGPAAMVFTDGRQVGATLDRNGLRPARYVQTRDDLVILASESGVLPVPESKIVKKWRLQPGRMFLIDFEQGRIIEDDELKNQFASAKPYAQWVENTRFRLDDSEETGTVGQFRESLLDRQQAFGYTQEDLKFLMGPMALTGEEGIGSMGNDSPLAVLSGKNKPLFNYFRQLFAQVTNPPIDPIRESVVMSLVSFVGPRPNLLDINAVNPQLRLEVEQPILDFDDMARVRNIEEHTRGKFKAYDLDITYPAEWGARGVEAKLATINAWAVDAIESGHNVIVISDRRVDRERVAIPSLLALSSIHHHLVKAGLRMKVGLVVETGDAREVHHFAALAGYGAEAIHPYLALETLINLHTDVPGMPALNGIDAHKAIYNYIKAIGKGLSKIMSKMGVSTYMSYCGAQLFEAVGLKTDFVQKYFYGTPTQVGGIGIFEVAEEALRNHRAAFSDDPVLAQNLDAGGEYAWRVRGEEHMWTPDSIAKLQHSVRSGNYATFEEYARIINDQSKRHMTLRGLFEFRTDGVTPVPLEEVEAASEIVKRFATGAMSLGSISTEAHTTLAVAMNRIGGKSNTGEGGEDPARYEREMRGETIGEGHTLASILGESRVEVDYPLEPGDSLRSKIKQVASGRFGVTTNYLTSADQIQIKMAQGAKPGEGGQLPGGKVSEYIGFLRHSVPGVGLISPPPHHDIYSIEDLAQLIHDLKNVNPRADISVKLVSEVGVGTIAAGVAKAKADHIVIAGHDGGTGASPWSSIKHAGSPWELGLAETQQTLVLNRLRDRVRVQTDGQLKTGRDVVIAALLGADEFGFATAPLVAQGCIMMRKCHLNTCPVGVATQDPVLRARFQGKPEHVINFFFFIAEEVRAIMASLGIRSFDDLIGRADLLDTKKGIEHWKAQGLDFSRVFYRPEVPEEVGVRHLHTQDHGLSGALDLQLIEKCRPAFEKGEKVHFLQDVRNVNRTVGAMLSGELTRVRPEGLPDNTVFIQMEGTGGQSFGAFLAPGITLYLIGDANDYTGKGLSGGRVAVRPSIEFRGKAEENIIVGNTVLYGATSGEAFFRGVAGERFAVRLSGAEAVVEGTGDHGCEYMTGGTVVVLGQTGRNFAAGMSGGVAYVYDVDGSFAKRCNTSMVDLHPLLPEDQQLAQTEGALHFGDSDEAHLRRLLESHHKWTGSQRASELLDDWEATLKRFVKVFPKEYQRALRERAQAGTVQAADTTSMQTAQPGNPVAAQGTLTK, from the coding sequence ATGAACAGAACAGACAACCGGGTGACGCCGGCTGAGGCGCCGCACACCCCTGGAACCCCCGCGAGCGGCGCGGAACTGAACCTCGCCCGTGAAAGGGGCCTGTACAGCGGAGCCGAGCACGACGCCTGCGGCGTGGGCTTCGTCGCCCATATCAAGGGCCGCAAGAACCACGCGATCGTCCAGCAGGGCCTGAAGATCCTCGAGAACCTCGACCACCGCGGCGCGGTCGGCGCCGACCCCCTGATGGGCGACGGCGCGGGCATCCTGATCCAGATTCCCGACGAGTTCTACCGCGCCGAGTTCGCCGCTCAGGGCGTGACCCTGCCGCCGCTGGGCGACTACGGCGTCGGCATGATCTTCCTGCCCAAGGAGATCGCGTCGCGCCGCGCCTGCGAGCAGGAGCTCGAACGCGCCATCGTGGCGGAAGGGCAGGTCGTGATCGGCTGGCGCGACGTGCCGGTCAACCGCGAGATGCCCATGAGCCCCGCCGTGCGCGAGAAGGAACCCGTCATCCGGCAGGTGTTCATCGGTGCGGGGCCCGACACGCTGGTCCCCGACGCGCTGGAACGCAAGCTGTACGTCATCCGCCGCCGGGCCAGCAACGCCATCCGCGCGCTGAACTTCACGCACGGCGCCGAGTACTACGTGCCCAGCATGTCGTGCCGCACGGTCATCTACAAGGGCCTGCTGCTCGCCACGCAGGTCGGCGAGTACTACCTCGACCTGCAGGACGAACGCGTCGTGTCCGCCCTGGCCCTGGTCCACCAGCGCTTCAGCACGAACACCTTCCCCGAGTGGCCGCTGGCGCACCCGTACCGCATGGTCGCGCACAACGGCGAGATCAACACCGTCAAGGGGAACTTCAACTGGATGCGCGCCCGCGAGGGCATCATGCAGAGCCCCGTGCTGGGCGACGACCTGAAGAAGCTCTACCCGATCTCCTTCGAGGGCGAGAGCGACACCGCCACCTTCGACAACGCGCTGGAACTCCTGACCCTGGCCGGGTACCCCATGGCGCACGCCGCCATGATGATGATCCCCGAGGCCTGGGAGCAGAACGAGCACCTCGACCCCCGCCGCCGCGCGTTCTACGAGTACCACGCCAGCATGATGGAACCCTGGGACGGCCCGGCCGCGATGGTCTTCACCGACGGCCGTCAGGTCGGCGCGACGCTGGACCGCAACGGCCTGCGCCCCGCCCGCTACGTGCAGACCCGCGACGACCTGGTCATCCTGGCATCCGAGTCCGGCGTGCTGCCCGTCCCCGAGAGCAAGATCGTCAAGAAGTGGCGCCTGCAACCGGGCCGCATGTTCCTGATCGACTTCGAGCAGGGCCGCATCATCGAGGACGACGAACTGAAAAACCAGTTCGCGTCCGCCAAGCCCTACGCGCAGTGGGTGGAGAACACCCGTTTCCGCCTGGACGACAGCGAGGAGACCGGCACGGTCGGGCAGTTCCGCGAGTCGCTGCTGGACCGCCAGCAGGCCTTCGGGTACACCCAGGAGGACCTGAAGTTCCTGATGGGCCCCATGGCCCTGACCGGCGAGGAAGGCATCGGCAGCATGGGCAACGACAGCCCGCTGGCCGTGCTGTCCGGCAAGAACAAGCCGCTGTTCAACTACTTCCGGCAGCTGTTCGCGCAGGTCACGAACCCGCCCATCGACCCGATCCGCGAGTCGGTCGTCATGAGCCTCGTGTCGTTCGTGGGGCCGCGCCCGAACCTGCTGGACATCAACGCCGTGAACCCGCAGCTGCGCCTGGAAGTCGAGCAGCCCATCCTGGACTTCGACGACATGGCCCGCGTGCGCAACATCGAGGAACACACCCGCGGGAAGTTCAAGGCATACGACCTCGACATCACCTACCCCGCCGAGTGGGGCGCGCGCGGCGTGGAAGCCAAACTGGCGACCATCAACGCCTGGGCGGTGGACGCCATCGAGAGCGGGCACAACGTCATCGTTATCAGTGACCGCCGCGTGGACCGCGAGCGCGTCGCGATTCCCAGCCTGCTAGCCCTGAGCAGCATCCACCACCACCTCGTGAAGGCGGGGCTGCGCATGAAGGTCGGTCTGGTCGTCGAGACCGGCGACGCCCGCGAGGTCCATCACTTCGCCGCGCTCGCCGGGTACGGCGCGGAGGCCATCCACCCTTACCTCGCGCTGGAAACGCTGATCAACCTGCACACCGACGTGCCCGGCATGCCCGCCCTGAACGGCATCGACGCGCACAAGGCCATCTACAACTACATCAAGGCGATCGGCAAGGGCCTGAGCAAGATCATGTCGAAGATGGGCGTCAGCACGTACATGAGCTACTGCGGCGCGCAGCTGTTCGAGGCGGTCGGCCTGAAGACCGACTTCGTGCAGAAGTACTTCTACGGCACCCCCACCCAGGTCGGCGGCATCGGCATCTTCGAGGTGGCGGAAGAAGCCCTGCGCAACCACCGCGCGGCCTTCAGCGACGACCCCGTGCTGGCCCAGAACCTCGACGCGGGCGGCGAGTACGCGTGGCGCGTGCGCGGCGAGGAGCACATGTGGACGCCGGACTCGATCGCCAAGCTGCAGCACTCGGTGCGCAGCGGCAACTACGCCACGTTCGAGGAGTACGCCCGGATCATCAACGACCAGAGCAAGCGCCACATGACCCTGCGCGGCCTGTTCGAATTCCGCACCGACGGCGTGACCCCCGTCCCGCTGGAAGAAGTCGAAGCCGCCAGCGAGATCGTCAAACGCTTCGCCACGGGCGCCATGAGCCTCGGCTCGATCAGCACCGAGGCGCACACCACCCTGGCCGTCGCCATGAACCGCATCGGCGGCAAGAGCAACACCGGCGAGGGCGGCGAGGACCCCGCCCGCTACGAACGCGAGATGCGCGGCGAGACCATCGGTGAGGGCCACACCCTCGCCAGCATCCTCGGCGAGAGCCGGGTGGAGGTCGACTACCCGCTGGAACCCGGCGACAGCCTGCGCAGCAAGATCAAGCAGGTCGCCTCGGGCCGCTTCGGCGTCACCACGAACTACCTGACGAGCGCCGACCAGATCCAGATCAAGATGGCCCAGGGCGCCAAGCCCGGTGAGGGCGGCCAGCTGCCCGGCGGGAAGGTCAGCGAGTACATCGGCTTCCTGCGCCACAGCGTCCCCGGCGTGGGCCTGATCAGCCCGCCCCCGCACCACGACATCTACTCCATCGAGGACCTCGCGCAGCTGATCCACGACCTGAAGAACGTGAACCCCCGCGCGGACATCAGCGTGAAACTCGTCTCCGAGGTCGGCGTCGGCACCATCGCCGCCGGGGTCGCGAAGGCCAAGGCCGACCACATCGTGATCGCCGGGCACGACGGCGGCACCGGGGCCAGCCCCTGGAGCTCCATCAAGCACGCCGGGTCGCCGTGGGAACTGGGCCTCGCGGAGACGCAGCAGACGCTCGTCCTGAACCGCCTGCGGGACCGCGTGCGCGTGCAGACCGACGGGCAGCTCAAGACCGGCCGTGACGTCGTGATCGCCGCGCTGCTGGGTGCCGACGAGTTCGGTTTCGCCACCGCGCCGCTGGTCGCGCAGGGCTGCATCATGATGCGCAAGTGCCACCTGAACACCTGCCCCGTCGGTGTCGCCACGCAGGACCCGGTGCTGCGCGCCCGCTTCCAGGGCAAACCCGAGCACGTCATCAACTTCTTCTTCTTCATCGCCGAGGAAGTCCGCGCCATCATGGCCAGCCTGGGCATCCGCTCCTTCGACGACCTGATCGGCCGCGCCGACCTGCTCGACACGAAAAAGGGCATCGAGCACTGGAAGGCGCAGGGCCTGGACTTCAGCCGCGTCTTCTACCGCCCCGAGGTCCCCGAGGAAGTCGGCGTGCGCCACCTCCACACCCAGGACCACGGCCTGAGCGGCGCACTCGACCTCCAGCTGATCGAGAAGTGCCGCCCCGCCTTCGAGAAGGGCGAGAAGGTGCACTTCCTGCAGGATGTCCGTAACGTCAACCGCACCGTCGGCGCGATGCTGTCCGGCGAGCTGACCCGCGTGCGCCCTGAGGGGCTGCCCGACAACACGGTGTTCATCCAGATGGAAGGCACGGGCGGGCAGAGTTTCGGCGCGTTCCTCGCCCCCGGCATCACCCTGTACCTGATCGGCGACGCGAACGACTACACCGGCAAGGGCCTCTCCGGCGGCCGCGTGGCCGTGCGCCCCAGCATCGAATTCCGCGGGAAGGCCGAGGAGAACATCATCGTCGGGAACACCGTCCTGTACGGCGCGACCAGCGGCGAGGCGTTCTTCCGGGGCGTGGCGGGCGAACGCTTCGCCGTGCGCCTCAGCGGCGCGGAGGCCGTCGTGGAAGGCACCGGCGACCACGGCTGCGAATACATGACCGGCGGGACCGTCGTCGTGCTCGGCCAGACCGGCCGGAACTTCGCGGCGGGCATGAGCGGCGGCGTCGCGTACGTGTACGACGTGGACGGCAGCTTCGCCAAGCGCTGCAATACCAGCATGGTGGACCTGCACCCCCTGCTGCCCGAGGACCAGCAGCTCGCCCAGACCGAGGGTGCCCTGCACTTCGGTGACAGCGACGAGGCGCACCTGCGCCGCCTGCTCGAAAGCCACCACAAGTGGACCGGCTCGCAGCGCGCCTCCGAACTGCTGGACGACTGGGAGGCGACCCTGAAGCGCTTCGTCAAGGTCTTCCCGAAGGAGTACCAGCGCGCCCTGCGCGAACGCGCCCAGGCCGGAACCGTCCAGGCCGCCGACACGACCAGCATGCAGACCGCGCAGCCCGGCAACCCCGTCGCGGCGCAGGGCACGCTCACCAAGTAA
- a CDS encoding metallophosphoesterase, with protein MVTRRAVLRSLLGGGGALALGGGVGVAQGYRFGVTRHTRALPGLRAPLRAAFLTDLHYGLFIGDGSVGAWVEATNDLRADVILLGGDLLDARLDAVPPGLLRQLARLRAPLGTFSVWGNHDYGSFGRYGARHYGPARPDWMARRERFAQELAGAGVTVLRDEGRPLRDDVWVGGTDDLWFGKPDAAAALAGAGARATLLVTHNPDLLPALPRPVGLVLCGHTHGGQVRLPLLGAPMVPSAFGQRYAMGWVTGAHDTPAYVSRGLGLSGLPVRNLCEPEVTLLQLSPP; from the coding sequence ATGGTCACGAGGCGCGCGGTCCTGCGGTCCCTGCTGGGTGGGGGCGGCGCCCTGGCGCTGGGCGGTGGGGTGGGCGTGGCGCAGGGGTACCGCTTCGGTGTGACCCGCCACACCCGCGCCCTGCCGGGTCTGCGTGCGCCGCTGCGCGCCGCGTTCCTGACGGACCTGCATTACGGGCTGTTCATCGGGGACGGCAGCGTGGGCGCGTGGGTGGAAGCCACGAACGACCTGCGGGCCGACGTGATCCTGCTGGGTGGGGACCTGCTGGACGCCCGCCTGGACGCGGTGCCGCCGGGTCTGCTGCGGCAGCTGGCGCGGCTGCGGGCGCCACTGGGGACGTTCTCGGTGTGGGGCAACCATGACTACGGCAGTTTCGGGCGGTACGGCGCGCGCCACTACGGACCGGCGCGCCCGGACTGGATGGCTCGGCGCGAGCGCTTCGCACAGGAACTGGCGGGGGCGGGCGTGACGGTCCTGCGGGACGAGGGGCGACCGCTGCGGGACGACGTGTGGGTGGGTGGTACGGACGACCTGTGGTTCGGGAAGCCGGACGCGGCGGCGGCGCTGGCGGGTGCGGGCGCGCGGGCAACGCTGCTGGTCACGCACAACCCGGACCTGCTGCCCGCGCTGCCGCGCCCGGTGGGGCTGGTGCTGTGCGGGCACACGCACGGCGGGCAGGTGCGGCTGCCGCTGCTGGGCGCGCCGATGGTCCCCAGTGCGTTCGGGCAGCGGTACGCGATGGGCTGGGTGACCGGCGCGCACGACACCCCCGCGTACGTGAGCCGGGGCCTGGGCCTGAGCGGGCTGCCGGTGCGGAACCTGTGCGAGCCGGAAGTGACGCTGTTGCAGCTGTCCCCGCCCTGA
- a CDS encoding metallophosphoesterase: MTRQVLIIPDLHGRADLLRAALHQYPDAHYLSLGDAIDRGPRSMPVVESLMDLHRAGRATLLMGNHERMMQEGVKYYRQYLGTHDLGDYRRAMEGFQWWMRAGGETVRTELGSLTLEKFPPLLEEYLGVLRRVVYVTADGEIHDQPPAHPSVLVSHAAPPVRHPQHPNPLSAALWLRPFEGPFPLPEGVTYSVHGHTPVPIPCRLGRHVYLDLGAYDTGRLAIAEVNVHGLPNVTVLCGRGEPARGRKYARFGEPVPVTPVDLPGAPPR, encoded by the coding sequence TTGACCCGCCAGGTCCTGATCATCCCGGACCTGCACGGCCGCGCGGACCTGCTGCGCGCCGCCCTGCACCAGTACCCGGACGCGCACTACCTGTCGCTGGGCGACGCTATCGACCGCGGGCCGCGTTCCATGCCGGTCGTGGAGAGCCTGATGGACCTGCACCGCGCCGGGCGCGCCACGCTGCTGATGGGCAACCACGAGCGCATGATGCAAGAAGGCGTGAAGTACTACCGCCAGTACCTCGGCACGCATGACCTGGGCGACTACCGCCGCGCCATGGAGGGCTTCCAGTGGTGGATGCGCGCCGGGGGTGAGACGGTCCGTACCGAGCTGGGCAGCCTGACCCTGGAGAAGTTCCCCCCGCTGCTCGAGGAGTACCTGGGCGTCCTGCGCCGGGTCGTGTACGTCACGGCGGACGGCGAGATCCACGATCAGCCGCCCGCGCATCCCAGCGTGCTCGTGTCGCACGCCGCGCCGCCCGTGCGGCACCCCCAGCACCCCAACCCGCTGTCCGCGGCGCTGTGGCTGCGGCCTTTCGAGGGGCCCTTCCCCCTTCCGGAGGGCGTCACGTACTCGGTGCACGGGCACACGCCCGTCCCGATCCCTTGCCGCCTGGGCCGCCACGTGTACCTGGATCTGGGCGCGTACGACACGGGCCGCCTGGCGATCGCGGAGGTCAACGTGCATGGCCTGCCGAACGTCACGGTGCTGTGCGGCCGCGGCGAACCCGCGCGGGGCCGCAAGTACGCCCGCTTCGGCGAGCCGGTCCCGGTGACCCCGGTGGACCTGCCCGGCGCTCCACCCCGGTAA